The Micromonospora sediminicola genome contains a region encoding:
- a CDS encoding nucleoside triphosphate pyrophosphohydrolase, translated as MTARIVLLVTSPRLPAGLLTSAAWDAVRSAPVFAGAESELTRVVRMAGAEVSVLTEGATQALLDAVSAHGGAVWLAGPAGDESLARELGLRLAREPGLAELELMYGSWDPPGARLLDAVEVMDRLASPGGDPWKRAQTHRSLAGFLLEECYEAYDAISADDTDALREELGDVLLQVLLHARLAENLPEGESWTVDDVAGGLVDKMVRRNPHVFSGERAGSIEEIEANWERIKRAEKTRDSVLDGIALSQPALALAAKILDRAGRVGLAVPPPLAESQVDAEARLGASLLSTVAAARQAGIDPEAALRRATLAYAEAVRAAEHPTPTNPPA; from the coding sequence ATGACGGCACGCATCGTCCTGCTGGTCACCTCGCCCCGGCTGCCCGCCGGCCTGCTGACCTCGGCCGCCTGGGACGCCGTACGCTCCGCGCCGGTCTTCGCTGGCGCGGAGAGCGAGCTGACCCGGGTGGTCCGGATGGCCGGCGCCGAGGTGAGCGTGCTGACCGAGGGCGCGACGCAGGCGCTCCTGGACGCGGTGTCGGCGCACGGTGGCGCGGTGTGGCTGGCCGGCCCGGCCGGTGACGAGTCGCTCGCCCGCGAGCTGGGGTTGCGGCTGGCCCGCGAGCCGGGCCTGGCCGAGTTGGAGTTGATGTACGGCTCGTGGGACCCGCCCGGCGCCCGGCTGCTCGACGCGGTCGAGGTGATGGACCGGCTGGCCTCGCCCGGCGGCGACCCGTGGAAGCGGGCGCAGACCCACCGCAGCCTGGCCGGGTTCCTGCTCGAGGAGTGCTACGAGGCGTACGACGCGATCAGCGCCGACGACACCGACGCGCTGCGTGAGGAACTGGGCGACGTGCTGCTCCAGGTGCTGCTGCACGCCCGGCTGGCCGAGAACCTGCCGGAGGGCGAGAGCTGGACCGTCGACGACGTGGCCGGTGGCCTGGTCGACAAGATGGTGCGGCGCAACCCGCACGTGTTCTCCGGCGAGCGGGCCGGCTCGATCGAGGAGATCGAGGCGAACTGGGAGCGGATCAAGCGGGCCGAGAAGACCCGCGACTCGGTGCTGGACGGCATCGCGTTGAGCCAGCCCGCGCTGGCCCTGGCCGCGAAGATCCTGGACCGGGCCGGCCGGGTCGGGCTGGCCGTGCCGCCGCCGCTGGCCGAGTCCCAGGTGGACGCGGAGGCACGCCTCGGCGCGAGCCTGCTGTCCACGGTCGCCGCCGCCCGGCAGGCCGGAATCGACCCGGAGGCGGCGCTCCGGCGCGCCACCCTGGCCTACGCCGAAGCCGTCCGAGCCGCCGAACACCCCACCCCCACCAACCCTCCCGCCTGA
- the mfd gene encoding transcription-repair coupling factor produces MLTGLFSAALADPGLARARDLARSGAARVDGLDLTAPAALRPFAVAAVAADEPAGGAGRPVLAVTATTREADDLASALGSLLPPEQVAVFPSWETLPHERLSPRSDTVGRRLAVLRRLAHPASADAHGRTGPLRVVVAPVRSLLQPQLKGLGDLEPVQLAAGDEADLEEVARRLTDMAYARVDLVTKRGEFAVRGGILDVFPPTDEHPSRVEFWGDEVEEIRTFAVADQRTIEGVAQLWAPPCRELLLTPSVRKRAAALATEHPELAEILDKLAEGIPVEGMESLAPALIGADALELLVDCMPAGTHLLLCDPERIRTRAHDLVRTSEEFLQASWAAAAVGGQAPVDLGAAAFKTLAEVRTAARALGQPWWTLAPFGLIEADAAPARQPWEDAPTEVDVTPDDAIAVTLAAQPAPLYHGETARVVDDLKRWAGEGWSIALVFEGHGPAQRAVEVLRDAGLGARLTEEVPAAPAPGEVLVSCGCLTAGFVDEASKFVLLTGDDVTGGRGTSTRDMRKMPSRRRNTIDPLELKAGDFVVHEQHGIGRYVELVQRTVNGASREYLVIEYAASKRGQPGDRLFVPTDQLDQLSRYVGGEQPTLHKMGGSDWQKSKARARKAVREIAAQLIQLYAARKASKGHNFGPDTPWQRELEDAFPWQETPDQMAAIEEVKRDMEQTVPMDRLICGDVGYGKTEIAVRAAFKAVQDGKQVAVLVPTTLLVQQHYNTFAERMSQFPVNIRQLSRFQTPKESERTLEMVADGSVDIVIGTHRLLQAATRFKQLGLVIIDEEQRFGVEHKEHLKTLRASVDVLAMSATPIPRTLEMAITGIREMSTIATPPEERHPVLTFVGAYDDRQVAASIHRELLRDGQVFYLHNRVESIDRAARRLRELVPEARVAVAHGQMGEEALEKVMVGFWEKEFDVLVCTTIVESGIDIPNANTLIVERADLLGLAQLHQIRGRVGRGRERAYAYFLYPADKPLTENAHERLATIAQHTELGAGMYVAMKDLEIRGAGNLLGGEQSGHIEGVGFDLYVRMVGEAVSAFKGESTEEETEVKVDLPIDAHLPHDYVAVERLRLEMYRKLAEARDSERLREVVAEMTDRYGEPPAPVQNLVAVARFRLLARRYGLTDVSMQGKHIRFGPLPLPDSKQMRLKRYHPDSVYKQALDQVSVPRPSTRRIGGEPLRDQALLEWCGQLLSDVLGEPEELAGSASPAVASGR; encoded by the coding sequence ATGCTCACCGGACTCTTCTCCGCCGCCCTGGCCGACCCCGGGCTGGCCCGGGCGCGTGACCTGGCGCGCTCCGGTGCCGCCCGGGTCGACGGCCTCGACCTCACCGCCCCCGCCGCGCTGCGCCCGTTCGCGGTGGCCGCCGTCGCCGCCGACGAGCCGGCCGGCGGCGCGGGCCGGCCGGTGCTCGCGGTCACCGCCACCACCCGCGAGGCCGACGACCTGGCCTCCGCGCTGGGCAGCCTGCTGCCGCCGGAGCAGGTGGCGGTCTTTCCGTCCTGGGAGACGCTGCCGCACGAGCGGCTCTCGCCCCGCTCCGACACGGTCGGGCGGCGGCTCGCGGTGCTGCGCCGGCTGGCCCACCCCGCCTCGGCCGACGCGCACGGGCGCACCGGGCCGCTGCGGGTGGTCGTGGCACCGGTGCGGTCGCTGCTCCAGCCGCAGCTCAAGGGCCTCGGCGACCTCGAACCGGTGCAGCTCGCCGCGGGCGACGAGGCCGACCTGGAGGAGGTCGCGCGCCGGCTCACCGACATGGCGTACGCCCGGGTCGACCTGGTCACCAAGCGCGGCGAGTTCGCGGTGCGCGGCGGGATCCTGGACGTCTTCCCGCCCACCGACGAGCACCCGTCCCGGGTCGAGTTCTGGGGCGACGAGGTGGAGGAGATCCGCACCTTCGCCGTCGCCGACCAGCGCACCATCGAGGGGGTCGCGCAGCTGTGGGCGCCGCCGTGCCGGGAGCTGCTGCTCACCCCGTCGGTCCGGAAGCGGGCCGCCGCGCTCGCCACCGAGCATCCCGAGCTGGCCGAGATCCTGGACAAGCTGGCCGAGGGCATCCCGGTCGAGGGGATGGAGTCGCTGGCCCCGGCCCTGATCGGCGCCGACGCGCTGGAGTTGCTGGTCGACTGCATGCCGGCCGGCACCCACCTGCTGCTCTGCGACCCGGAGCGGATCCGCACCCGGGCGCACGACCTGGTCCGTACCTCGGAGGAGTTCCTCCAGGCCAGCTGGGCCGCGGCCGCCGTCGGCGGCCAGGCCCCGGTCGACCTCGGCGCCGCCGCCTTCAAGACCCTGGCCGAGGTACGCACGGCGGCCCGCGCCCTGGGCCAGCCCTGGTGGACGCTCGCCCCGTTCGGTCTGATCGAGGCCGACGCGGCGCCGGCCCGGCAGCCCTGGGAGGACGCGCCGACGGAGGTCGACGTCACCCCGGACGACGCCATCGCGGTGACCCTGGCCGCCCAGCCCGCCCCGCTCTACCACGGCGAGACCGCCCGGGTGGTCGACGACCTGAAGCGCTGGGCCGGTGAGGGCTGGTCGATCGCGCTGGTCTTCGAGGGCCACGGCCCCGCCCAGCGGGCCGTCGAGGTGCTCCGCGACGCCGGCCTCGGCGCCCGGCTCACCGAGGAGGTGCCCGCCGCGCCCGCCCCGGGCGAGGTGCTCGTCTCCTGCGGCTGCCTGACCGCCGGGTTCGTCGACGAGGCGTCGAAGTTCGTGCTGCTGACCGGCGACGACGTCACCGGCGGCCGGGGCACCTCCACCCGCGACATGCGCAAGATGCCCAGCCGGCGACGCAACACCATCGACCCGCTGGAGCTGAAGGCCGGCGACTTCGTGGTGCACGAGCAGCACGGCATCGGCCGCTACGTCGAGCTGGTGCAGCGCACGGTCAACGGCGCCAGCCGCGAATACCTGGTCATCGAGTACGCGGCGAGCAAGCGCGGCCAGCCCGGCGACCGCCTCTTCGTCCCCACCGACCAGCTCGACCAGCTCTCCCGCTACGTCGGCGGCGAGCAGCCCACGCTGCACAAGATGGGCGGCTCGGACTGGCAGAAGTCCAAGGCCCGGGCGCGCAAGGCGGTCCGCGAGATCGCCGCCCAGCTGATCCAGCTCTACGCCGCGCGCAAGGCGTCCAAGGGGCACAACTTCGGTCCGGACACCCCCTGGCAGCGGGAGCTGGAGGACGCGTTCCCCTGGCAGGAGACGCCGGACCAGATGGCCGCCATCGAGGAGGTCAAGCGGGACATGGAGCAGACCGTCCCGATGGACCGGCTGATCTGCGGCGACGTGGGCTACGGCAAGACCGAGATCGCGGTCCGGGCGGCGTTCAAGGCGGTGCAGGACGGCAAGCAGGTGGCGGTGCTGGTGCCCACCACCCTGCTGGTGCAGCAGCACTACAACACGTTCGCCGAGCGGATGAGCCAGTTCCCGGTCAACATCCGGCAGCTCTCCCGGTTCCAGACCCCGAAGGAGTCCGAGCGGACGCTGGAGATGGTCGCCGACGGCAGCGTCGACATCGTCATCGGCACCCACCGGCTGCTCCAGGCGGCCACCCGGTTCAAGCAGCTCGGGCTGGTCATCATCGACGAGGAGCAGCGCTTCGGCGTCGAGCACAAGGAGCACCTGAAGACGCTGCGCGCCTCGGTCGACGTGCTCGCCATGTCGGCCACCCCGATCCCCCGGACGCTGGAGATGGCGATCACCGGCATCCGGGAGATGTCCACCATCGCCACCCCGCCGGAGGAGCGGCACCCGGTGCTGACGTTCGTCGGGGCGTACGACGACCGGCAGGTGGCCGCCTCCATCCACCGTGAGCTGCTGCGCGACGGGCAGGTCTTCTACCTGCACAACCGGGTCGAGTCGATCGACCGGGCGGCCCGCCGGCTCCGCGAGCTGGTGCCCGAGGCCCGGGTGGCGGTGGCGCACGGCCAGATGGGCGAGGAGGCGCTGGAGAAGGTGATGGTCGGCTTCTGGGAGAAGGAGTTCGACGTCCTCGTCTGCACCACGATCGTCGAGTCCGGCATCGACATCCCCAACGCCAACACGCTGATCGTCGAGCGCGCCGACCTGCTCGGCCTGGCCCAGCTGCACCAGATCCGGGGCCGGGTCGGCCGGGGCCGGGAGCGGGCCTACGCCTACTTCCTCTACCCGGCGGACAAGCCGCTGACGGAGAACGCGCACGAGCGGCTGGCCACCATCGCGCAGCACACCGAGCTGGGCGCCGGCATGTACGTGGCGATGAAGGACCTGGAGATCCGGGGCGCCGGCAACCTGCTCGGCGGCGAGCAGTCCGGCCACATCGAGGGCGTCGGCTTCGACCTGTACGTCCGGATGGTCGGCGAGGCCGTGTCCGCCTTCAAGGGCGAGAGCACGGAGGAGGAGACCGAGGTCAAGGTCGACCTGCCGATCGACGCGCACCTGCCGCACGACTACGTGGCGGTGGAGCGCCTGCGGCTGGAGATGTACCGCAAACTCGCCGAGGCGCGCGACTCCGAGCGGCTGCGCGAGGTGGTCGCCGAGATGACCGACCGCTACGGCGAGCCGCCCGCGCCGGTGCAGAACCTGGTGGCGGTGGCGCGGTTCCGGCTGCTGGCCCGCCGCTACGGCCTCACCGACGTGTCGATGCAGGGCAAGCACATCCGGTTCGGTCCGCTGCCGCTGCCCGACTCGAAGCAGATGCGGCTCAAGCGCTACCACCCGGACTCGGTCTACAAGCAGGCGCTCGACCAGGTCAGCGTGCCGCGACCGAGCACCCGCCGGATCGGCGGCGAGCCGCTGCGCGACCAGGCGCTGCTGGAGTGGTGCGGTCAGCTCCTCTCCGACGTCCTGGGCGAGCCCGAGGAGCTGGCCGGTTCTGCCAGCCCCGCAGTGGCGAGCGGCCGGTGA
- a CDS encoding cyclase family protein yields the protein MTGEYRAVFDAEVRFANGGGLRTEGFRLDVPGPGITDDELAALLVRHLGLLMVGEVRISNRTVVEEPHKGGRGVAAAAPGGRRLVELSHEITDGLVTLPGWPGPRITDWLTREASRERYAPGVEFHVARIDMIANTGTYVDTPSHRWADGPDLTGIPLDRLADLPGLVVRVPAGTRAVDRLLLAPYEVTGRAVLLDTGWDAHFGTDAYAGPLAPYLTADGADWLVEAGAALVGIDSINIDDMTPAAAGERPAHSALLAAGIPIVEHLTGLGALPPTGFRFTAAPPRVAGMGTFPVRAFAVLDD from the coding sequence ATGACGGGGGAATACCGGGCGGTCTTCGACGCCGAGGTCCGCTTCGCCAACGGCGGTGGGCTGCGTACCGAGGGGTTCCGGCTGGACGTGCCGGGCCCGGGGATCACCGACGACGAGTTGGCGGCGCTGCTCGTGCGGCACCTCGGGCTGCTCATGGTCGGCGAGGTGCGGATCAGCAACCGGACCGTGGTGGAGGAGCCGCACAAGGGCGGACGTGGCGTCGCCGCCGCGGCCCCCGGCGGGCGACGCCTGGTCGAGCTGAGCCACGAGATCACCGACGGCCTGGTCACGCTGCCCGGCTGGCCGGGGCCGCGGATCACCGACTGGCTGACCCGGGAGGCGTCCCGGGAGCGGTACGCGCCGGGCGTCGAGTTCCACGTCGCGCGGATCGACATGATCGCCAACACCGGCACCTACGTCGACACGCCGTCGCACCGCTGGGCCGACGGGCCCGACCTGACCGGGATCCCGCTGGACCGGCTGGCCGACCTGCCCGGCCTGGTGGTGCGCGTCCCGGCCGGCACCCGGGCGGTGGACCGGCTGCTCCTCGCCCCCTACGAGGTCACCGGGCGGGCGGTGCTGCTGGACACCGGCTGGGACGCGCACTTCGGCACCGACGCGTACGCCGGCCCGCTGGCGCCCTACCTGACCGCCGACGGCGCCGACTGGCTGGTCGAGGCCGGCGCGGCGCTGGTCGGCATCGACTCGATCAACATCGACGACATGACCCCGGCGGCGGCCGGCGAACGACCGGCGCACAGCGCCCTGCTGGCCGCCGGCATCCCGATCGTGGAGCACCTGACCGGCCTGGGCGCGCTGCCGCCGACCGGATTCCGGTTCACCGCCGCCCCGCCGAGGGTGGCCGGCATGGGCACCTTCCCGGTCCGCGCCTTCGCCGTCCTCGACGACTGA
- the eno gene encoding phosphopyruvate hydratase: MATIEGIVAREILDSRGNPTVEVEVGLDDGTIARAAVPSGASTGAFEAVELRDGDKDRYLGKGVEKAVANIEDRIVDQLIGYEASEQRLIDQKMIDIDGSDNKGELGANAILGVSLAVAKAAAGSAELSLFRYLGGPNAHLLPVPMMNILNGGAHADSNVDIQEFMIAPIGAPTFRDALRSGAEVYHALKTVLKKKDLSTGLGDEGGFAPNLPTNAAALDLIAEAVEKAGYRLGTDIVFALDVAATEFFDNGSYTFEGSAKSAEEMSNYYTKLAGDYPIVSIEDPLAEDDWSGWATLTAALGDRIQIVGDDLFVTNPQRIARGIAEQAANAVLVKVNQIGSLTETLDAVDLAHRAGFRCMMSHRSGETEDTTIADLAVATGCGQIKTGAPARSDRVAKYNQLLRIEEELADAARYAGAGAFPRYRSA; encoded by the coding sequence GTGGCAACCATCGAGGGAATCGTCGCCCGGGAGATCCTGGACTCGCGGGGCAACCCGACGGTCGAGGTCGAGGTCGGGCTCGACGACGGCACGATCGCCCGCGCCGCGGTGCCGTCCGGCGCCTCCACCGGCGCCTTCGAGGCGGTCGAGCTGCGCGACGGTGACAAGGACCGCTACCTGGGCAAGGGCGTCGAGAAGGCCGTCGCCAACATCGAGGACCGGATCGTCGACCAGCTCATCGGCTACGAGGCCAGTGAGCAGCGGCTGATCGACCAGAAGATGATCGACATCGACGGCTCGGACAACAAGGGCGAGCTGGGCGCCAACGCCATCCTCGGCGTCTCCCTGGCCGTGGCGAAGGCCGCCGCCGGCAGCGCCGAGCTGAGCCTCTTCCGCTACCTGGGCGGCCCGAACGCGCACCTGCTCCCGGTGCCGATGATGAACATCCTCAACGGTGGCGCGCACGCCGACTCGAACGTCGACATCCAGGAGTTCATGATCGCGCCGATCGGCGCGCCGACGTTCCGGGACGCGCTGCGCTCCGGCGCCGAGGTCTACCACGCGCTGAAGACGGTGCTGAAGAAGAAGGACCTGTCGACCGGGCTCGGTGACGAGGGCGGCTTCGCCCCGAACCTGCCCACCAACGCCGCCGCGCTGGACCTGATCGCCGAGGCGGTCGAGAAGGCCGGCTACCGGCTCGGCACCGACATCGTCTTCGCGCTCGACGTGGCCGCCACCGAGTTCTTCGACAACGGCAGCTACACGTTCGAGGGCAGCGCCAAGAGCGCCGAGGAGATGAGCAACTACTACACCAAGCTGGCCGGCGACTACCCGATCGTGTCCATCGAGGACCCGCTGGCCGAGGACGACTGGAGCGGCTGGGCCACCCTGACCGCCGCGCTGGGCGACCGGATCCAGATCGTCGGCGACGACCTGTTCGTGACCAACCCGCAGCGCATCGCCCGGGGCATCGCCGAGCAGGCCGCCAACGCGGTGCTGGTCAAGGTCAACCAGATCGGCTCGCTCACCGAGACGCTGGACGCCGTGGACCTGGCCCACCGGGCCGGCTTCCGGTGCATGATGAGCCACCGTTCCGGCGAGACCGAGGACACCACCATCGCCGACCTGGCGGTCGCCACCGGCTGCGGGCAGATCAAGACCGGCGCGCCGGCCCGCTCCGACCGGGTGGCCAAGTACAACCAGCTGCTCCGGATCGAGGAGGAGCTGGCCGACGCGGCGCGGTACGCCGGCGCCGGCGCGTTCCCGCGTTACCGTTCGGCCTGA
- a CDS encoding DUF885 domain-containing protein: MEAFVPLAERIVEALLESRPGLATAAGDHRYDDRLPDLSADALAADQAMLKDAADALSEIDPDTLDVEESVDHALLSSLVDRGLFEATEIRGHEWDPLRHNPGPLLHALLARPYAPVEERLTHLAGRLAAVPDALATARATLRDMPRIHAETAVGQFTGTAALVRDEVPALLAQAPALRDRVGPAATAAIAALDEFVAWLRLGLAADAGPGRDPRLGRRRWEARLWHTLDTELGAAEVQRRAWANLDRVTEEIRAAAVELVGGPADDETVRRALDLLAAEHPDDATIVDLASVTLDEASDFVRRHDLVSLVDDPCVIQEMPEFARGVAVAYCDSPGPLETADVPTFYCIAPTPADWPAQRVESFYREYNDHMIRNLTVHEAMPGHFLQLAHARRHAGPTRVRALTESGVFIEGWAVYTEELMAGLGFGGLPVRLQQLKMQLRMTINALLDQLVHCDDLPESEAMALMTGRGFQEEGEAAGKWRRALLTSTQLSTYFVGYSEMADIAAARPADVPVREWHDAMLAHDCPPPRHLRTLLGL; encoded by the coding sequence ATGGAAGCGTTCGTGCCGCTGGCGGAGCGGATCGTCGAGGCGTTGCTGGAGAGCCGGCCCGGGCTGGCCACCGCCGCCGGAGACCACCGCTACGACGACCGCCTGCCCGACCTCTCCGCCGACGCGCTCGCCGCCGACCAGGCGATGCTGAAGGACGCGGCCGACGCGCTCTCCGAGATCGACCCGGACACGCTCGACGTCGAGGAGAGCGTCGACCACGCGCTGCTCAGCAGCCTGGTCGACCGCGGGCTGTTCGAGGCGACCGAGATCCGCGGCCACGAGTGGGACCCGCTGCGCCACAATCCCGGCCCGCTGCTGCACGCGTTGCTGGCCCGCCCCTACGCCCCGGTCGAGGAGCGCCTCACCCACCTGGCGGGGCGCCTCGCCGCCGTACCGGACGCCCTGGCCACCGCGCGCGCGACGCTGCGCGACATGCCGCGGATCCACGCCGAGACGGCGGTCGGGCAGTTCACCGGCACGGCGGCCCTGGTCCGCGACGAGGTGCCCGCGCTGCTCGCCCAGGCGCCGGCGCTGCGCGACCGGGTCGGCCCGGCCGCCACGGCGGCGATCGCCGCGCTGGACGAGTTCGTGGCCTGGCTGCGTCTCGGCCTGGCCGCCGACGCCGGTCCCGGGCGTGACCCCCGGCTGGGTCGGCGACGCTGGGAGGCGCGGCTCTGGCACACGCTCGACACCGAGCTGGGCGCCGCCGAGGTCCAGCGCCGCGCCTGGGCCAACCTCGACCGGGTCACCGAGGAGATCCGGGCGGCGGCCGTCGAGCTGGTCGGCGGTCCGGCCGACGACGAGACGGTACGCCGGGCGCTGGACCTGCTGGCCGCCGAGCACCCGGACGACGCCACCATCGTCGACCTCGCCTCCGTCACGCTCGACGAGGCGAGTGACTTCGTCCGCCGGCACGACCTGGTGAGCCTGGTCGACGACCCGTGCGTGATCCAGGAGATGCCGGAGTTCGCCCGGGGGGTGGCGGTGGCCTACTGCGACTCGCCCGGCCCGCTGGAGACGGCCGACGTGCCGACGTTCTACTGCATCGCGCCCACCCCGGCGGACTGGCCGGCGCAGCGGGTCGAGTCGTTCTACCGGGAGTACAACGACCACATGATCCGCAATCTGACCGTGCACGAGGCGATGCCGGGTCACTTCCTCCAGCTCGCCCACGCGCGGCGCCACGCCGGGCCGACCCGGGTGCGCGCGCTCACCGAGTCGGGTGTGTTCATCGAGGGGTGGGCGGTCTACACCGAGGAGCTGATGGCCGGGCTCGGCTTCGGTGGGCTGCCGGTGCGCCTGCAACAGCTCAAGATGCAGCTCCGGATGACCATCAACGCGCTGCTCGACCAGCTCGTGCACTGCGACGACCTGCCCGAGTCGGAGGCGATGGCGCTGATGACCGGGCGCGGCTTCCAGGAGGAGGGCGAGGCGGCCGGCAAGTGGCGGCGCGCGTTGCTCACCTCCACCCAGCTCTCCACCTACTTCGTCGGCTACAGCGAGATGGCCGACATCGCCGCCGCGCGACCCGCCGACGTGCCGGTCCGGGAGTGGCACGACGCGATGCTGGCGCACGACTGCCCGCCCCCGCGTCACCTGCGTACGCTGCTGGGGCTCTGA
- a CDS encoding helix-turn-helix domain-containing protein encodes MPEQVGSDPRTRTTPGRWRVLGVAPGMLLYQVRCVVEDPGWHGPARDLGHRVFLGRSGVSLRRLNGQLSVVDATSVLLTRPGDEMYAAHPLGDGDVYTCLELSPELLGERPDTDRWLGRRGWDGSVDERLDLEHRMLVARAAAGLDRFEFTERVHRFLGRLLAASPVGAGEPGAEIERAVRRRPATLAAHRRLADRAREVLAASDSRLGLTDVAAQVGCSPHHLSRVFQRVTGQSLTAYRNRLRVRSLLDVLADGDGPPLGEVAATYGFADQAHLTRVVREQVGHPPARLRRLFAAGEADLDAA; translated from the coding sequence ATGCCGGAACAGGTCGGTAGTGATCCCCGGACCCGAACCACGCCGGGCCGCTGGCGGGTCCTCGGGGTCGCCCCCGGCATGCTGCTCTACCAGGTGCGGTGCGTGGTCGAGGACCCCGGCTGGCACGGGCCCGCGCGGGACCTGGGGCACCGGGTCTTCCTCGGCCGCTCGGGGGTCTCCCTGCGCCGGCTCAACGGCCAGCTCAGCGTGGTGGACGCCACCTCGGTCCTGCTCACCCGCCCCGGCGACGAGATGTACGCCGCGCACCCGCTGGGTGACGGCGACGTCTACACCTGTCTGGAGCTGTCCCCGGAACTGCTCGGCGAACGGCCGGACACCGACCGGTGGCTGGGCCGGCGCGGCTGGGACGGCAGCGTCGACGAGCGGCTCGACCTGGAGCACCGGATGCTGGTGGCCCGCGCGGCGGCCGGGCTGGACCGGTTCGAGTTCACCGAGCGGGTGCACCGCTTCCTGGGCCGGCTGCTGGCGGCCAGCCCGGTCGGCGCGGGCGAGCCGGGAGCCGAGATCGAACGGGCGGTCCGACGCCGACCGGCCACGCTCGCCGCGCACCGCCGGCTGGCCGACCGGGCGCGCGAGGTGCTGGCCGCCTCGGACTCCCGGCTCGGACTGACCGACGTCGCCGCCCAGGTGGGCTGCTCACCGCACCACCTGAGCCGGGTGTTCCAGCGGGTCACCGGGCAGAGCCTCACCGCATACCGGAACCGGCTGCGGGTCCGCTCCCTGCTGGACGTGCTGGCCGACGGCGACGGCCCGCCGCTGGGCGAGGTCGCCGCCACGTACGGCTTCGCGGACCAGGCGCACCTGACCCGGGTGGTCCGGGAGCAGGTGGGGCACCCGCCGGCCCGGCTGCGCCGGCTCTTCGCCGCCGGCGAGGCCGACCTGGACGCCGCCTGA
- the nudC gene encoding NAD(+) diphosphatase produces the protein MNPGGTGSPTSRAADAPGFRPVADHARPPEPDDLALAVAGRKLLTGADGRLPRIGELPARTGWVAVGTLDGVPAWATEVSDPDSLPGRWRSWRGLAAELPAAAADLAGRALAVVTWRRTHRWCGACRAELADVPGETARRCPTCGLTGYLPLSVAVLTAITRPGELLLVRHAHGPTELWALVAGFVEAGESLEAAVHREVAEEVGLTLDRPAYVDSQPWALSGPGTLLAGFIATVTDPAAEPVVDRAELTEARWFPVDALPAELPPAYSLSRWLIDAVVARG, from the coding sequence GTGAACCCCGGCGGCACCGGAAGCCCCACGTCCCGCGCCGCCGACGCACCGGGCTTCCGTCCCGTCGCCGACCACGCGCGGCCGCCGGAACCGGACGACCTGGCCCTCGCGGTGGCCGGACGGAAGCTGCTGACCGGCGCCGACGGTCGACTGCCGCGGATCGGCGAACTGCCCGCCCGGACCGGCTGGGTGGCGGTCGGCACGCTGGACGGGGTGCCGGCCTGGGCGACCGAGGTCAGCGACCCGGACTCCCTGCCCGGCCGGTGGCGGAGCTGGCGCGGCCTCGCGGCCGAACTACCCGCCGCCGCGGCGGACCTGGCGGGGCGCGCGCTCGCCGTGGTCACCTGGCGGCGTACGCACCGGTGGTGCGGGGCCTGCCGGGCCGAGCTGGCCGACGTGCCGGGCGAGACCGCGCGGCGCTGCCCGACGTGCGGGCTGACCGGCTACCTGCCGCTCTCCGTCGCGGTGCTGACCGCGATCACCCGCCCGGGCGAGCTGCTGCTGGTCCGGCACGCCCACGGGCCGACGGAGCTGTGGGCGCTCGTCGCCGGCTTCGTCGAGGCGGGCGAGTCGCTGGAGGCGGCGGTGCACCGCGAGGTCGCCGAGGAGGTCGGCCTGACGCTGGACCGCCCCGCGTACGTGGACAGCCAGCCGTGGGCGCTGTCCGGGCCGGGCACGCTGCTCGCCGGTTTCATCGCCACCGTGACCGATCCGGCCGCGGAGCCGGTGGTCGACCGGGCGGAGCTGACCGAGGCCCGCTGGTTCCCGGTGGACGCGTTACCGGCCGAGCTGCCGCCGGCGTACTCCCTGTCCCGCTGGCTGATCGACGCGGTGGTCGCGCGCGGTTGA